From the Heptranchias perlo isolate sHepPer1 chromosome 26, sHepPer1.hap1, whole genome shotgun sequence genome, one window contains:
- the LOC137342541 gene encoding zinc finger and BTB domain-containing protein 8A-like isoform X1 produces the protein MVRRVSTLRDGPPSSTERGEEGAGGATRERCGRLSDLRAGMVWAVSSSRAVRQRLGKRVFQSAEAGFPWLGAILDPGACRVRSRQAALKMEISSHQARLLQQLNEQRKQEMFCDCSIIVEGRVFKGHRNILFASSGYFRMLLLHNAQDVGQPTVATFDVFSADAFTIILDFIYSGRLSLTSQNVIDVMSAASYLQMTDVISVCKSFIKSSLDISEKERYFSHSSNGESKCGDVSSLYTSSRGLETSSVHTQKNPDLGGIVGHSWRNFNFHQPVANLQHSPRDQLPNSFVSNRAHLEVSELSVFKASSLCGSGVTARTSEHTNTVSQAEEKRTPDSELSAPHVSYQFRHEPDVLPRDWPLPRRNGDSIRQPSRGRGRKAEDWYPPMPTILEVVGDWSGESAGDCNMLPKMRFKCPFCTHTVKRKSDLKRHLRSHTGERPYPCDSCGKRFTRLEHLRSHVLTIHKSGKLVICKVCRKPFTGIAAKIVQHDGKCYGLCNNCACLMNSGHDDEPIDLDAQPDQDLEFQESDKESGWISTEPDGETEILSSGGEGPGSNEVHAVHEILDDADEKVHIYEKIENSD, from the exons ATGGTCCGCAGGGTCTCTACATTGAGGGATGGTCCGCCGAGttcgacagagagaggagaggaaggggcgGGGGGCGCAACCCGAGAACGCTGTGGCCGGTTGAGCGATCTCCGGGCCGGGATGGTGTGGGCTGTTAGCAGCAGCCGGGCTGTGCGGCAGCGGCTCGGGAAACGGGTGTTTCAGTCCGCAGAGGCTGGATTTCCTTGGCTGGGGGCGATACTGGACCCAGGAGCTTG CAGGGTGAGGTCACGGCAGGCTGCTCTCAAAATGGAGATCTCCTCACACCAAGCCCGTTTGCTTCAACAGTTAAATGAACAGCGCAAACAGGAAATGTTTTGTGACTGCAGCATCATCGTGGAGGGAAGAGTCTTCAAGGGTCATCGGAACATTTTGTTTGCCAGCAGTGGCTACTTCCGGATGCTTCTTCTGCATAATGCCCAGGATGTGGGACAGCCCACGGTAGCCACTTTCGATGTCTTTTCTGCTGATGCATTCACAATTATTTTAGACTTCATATATTCAGGGAGGCTGTCTCTCACAAGCCAAAATGTGATTGATGTGATGTCAGCTGCCAGCTACTTGCAAATGACAGATGTGATCAGTGTCTGCAAGAGCTTCATCAAATCCTCTCTGGAcatcagtgagaaagagagatacTTCAGCCATTCCAGTAATGGTGAGAGTAAGTGTGGGGATGTGTCATCTTTATATACCAGCAGTCGGGGTCTGGAGACTAGCTCTGTTCATACTCAGAAAAACCCAGATCTGGGGGGTATAGTTGGACATTCCTGGAGAAACTTCAACTTTCATCAGCCAGTTGCAAACCTTCAACACTCCCCCAGAGATCAGCTGCCGAACTCTTTTGTCAGTAATCGAGCACATCTGGAAGTATCAGAACTCTCTGTTTTCAAAGCCAGTAGTCTGTGTGGTTCTGGTGTGACTGCGAGAACATCTGAACACACAAACACTGTTTCCCAAGCTGAGGAGAAAAGAACACCAGATTCTGAACTGAGTGCCCCTCATGTGAGTTATCAGTTCAGGCATGAGCCAGACGTTCTGCCCAGGGACTGGCCATTGCCACGAAGGAACGGTGACTCCATACGGCAACCTTCTCGAGGTAGAGGTCGAAAGGCTGAAGACTGGTATCCTCCGATGCCTACAATTCTGGAGGTTGTGGGTGACTGGagtggagaaagtgcag GAGACTGCAATATGTTACCAAAGATGAGATTCAAGTGCCCGTTCTGTACACATACAGTGAAGCGGAAATCTGACTTGAAGCGGCATCTTCGATCGCATACGGGAGAGCGACCGTATCCTTGCGACTCCTGTGGAAAGAGATTCACACGACTTGAGCATCTCCGTAGCCATGTCCTAACA ATCCACAAGTCTGGAAAGCTTGTTATCTGCAAAGTCTGCAGGAAGCCATTCACCGGCATTGCAGCTAAAATTGTGCAACACGATGGCAAGTGCTACGGGCTGTGCAATAACTGTGCGTGTCTGATGAATTCTGGTCATGATGATGAGCCTATTGACCTAGATGCACAGCCAGACCAGGATCTGGAATTTCAGGAAAGTGACAAAGAATCCGGATGGATTTCCACAGAACCAGATGGGGAGACAGAGATCCTGAGCTCAGGTGGAGAAGGTCCGGGAAGCAACGAAGTTCATGCAGTACATGAAATTCTAGACGATGCAGATGAAAAAGTCCACATTTATGAAAAAATTGAAAACAGTGACTGA
- the LOC137342541 gene encoding zinc finger and BTB domain-containing protein 8A-like isoform X2 produces the protein MEISSHQARLLQQLNEQRKQEMFCDCSIIVEGRVFKGHRNILFASSGYFRMLLLHNAQDVGQPTVATFDVFSADAFTIILDFIYSGRLSLTSQNVIDVMSAASYLQMTDVISVCKSFIKSSLDISEKERYFSHSSNGESKCGDVSSLYTSSRGLETSSVHTQKNPDLGGIVGHSWRNFNFHQPVANLQHSPRDQLPNSFVSNRAHLEVSELSVFKASSLCGSGVTARTSEHTNTVSQAEEKRTPDSELSAPHVSYQFRHEPDVLPRDWPLPRRNGDSIRQPSRGRGRKAEDWYPPMPTILEVVGDWSGESAGDCNMLPKMRFKCPFCTHTVKRKSDLKRHLRSHTGERPYPCDSCGKRFTRLEHLRSHVLTIHKSGKLVICKVCRKPFTGIAAKIVQHDGKCYGLCNNCACLMNSGHDDEPIDLDAQPDQDLEFQESDKESGWISTEPDGETEILSSGGEGPGSNEVHAVHEILDDADEKVHIYEKIENSD, from the exons ATGGAGATCTCCTCACACCAAGCCCGTTTGCTTCAACAGTTAAATGAACAGCGCAAACAGGAAATGTTTTGTGACTGCAGCATCATCGTGGAGGGAAGAGTCTTCAAGGGTCATCGGAACATTTTGTTTGCCAGCAGTGGCTACTTCCGGATGCTTCTTCTGCATAATGCCCAGGATGTGGGACAGCCCACGGTAGCCACTTTCGATGTCTTTTCTGCTGATGCATTCACAATTATTTTAGACTTCATATATTCAGGGAGGCTGTCTCTCACAAGCCAAAATGTGATTGATGTGATGTCAGCTGCCAGCTACTTGCAAATGACAGATGTGATCAGTGTCTGCAAGAGCTTCATCAAATCCTCTCTGGAcatcagtgagaaagagagatacTTCAGCCATTCCAGTAATGGTGAGAGTAAGTGTGGGGATGTGTCATCTTTATATACCAGCAGTCGGGGTCTGGAGACTAGCTCTGTTCATACTCAGAAAAACCCAGATCTGGGGGGTATAGTTGGACATTCCTGGAGAAACTTCAACTTTCATCAGCCAGTTGCAAACCTTCAACACTCCCCCAGAGATCAGCTGCCGAACTCTTTTGTCAGTAATCGAGCACATCTGGAAGTATCAGAACTCTCTGTTTTCAAAGCCAGTAGTCTGTGTGGTTCTGGTGTGACTGCGAGAACATCTGAACACACAAACACTGTTTCCCAAGCTGAGGAGAAAAGAACACCAGATTCTGAACTGAGTGCCCCTCATGTGAGTTATCAGTTCAGGCATGAGCCAGACGTTCTGCCCAGGGACTGGCCATTGCCACGAAGGAACGGTGACTCCATACGGCAACCTTCTCGAGGTAGAGGTCGAAAGGCTGAAGACTGGTATCCTCCGATGCCTACAATTCTGGAGGTTGTGGGTGACTGGagtggagaaagtgcag GAGACTGCAATATGTTACCAAAGATGAGATTCAAGTGCCCGTTCTGTACACATACAGTGAAGCGGAAATCTGACTTGAAGCGGCATCTTCGATCGCATACGGGAGAGCGACCGTATCCTTGCGACTCCTGTGGAAAGAGATTCACACGACTTGAGCATCTCCGTAGCCATGTCCTAACA ATCCACAAGTCTGGAAAGCTTGTTATCTGCAAAGTCTGCAGGAAGCCATTCACCGGCATTGCAGCTAAAATTGTGCAACACGATGGCAAGTGCTACGGGCTGTGCAATAACTGTGCGTGTCTGATGAATTCTGGTCATGATGATGAGCCTATTGACCTAGATGCACAGCCAGACCAGGATCTGGAATTTCAGGAAAGTGACAAAGAATCCGGATGGATTTCCACAGAACCAGATGGGGAGACAGAGATCCTGAGCTCAGGTGGAGAAGGTCCGGGAAGCAACGAAGTTCATGCAGTACATGAAATTCTAGACGATGCAGATGAAAAAGTCCACATTTATGAAAAAATTGAAAACAGTGACTGA